One Mercenaria mercenaria strain notata chromosome 12, MADL_Memer_1, whole genome shotgun sequence DNA segment encodes these proteins:
- the LOC123533500 gene encoding MAP kinase-activated protein kinase 5-like — protein sequence MAEGGRCAPKIKTHSILHDYTVDWNQKLGTGISGPVRPCKKLKTGRSYALKCLPDNPKSQTEVNIHFMCSGHANVVKVHDVYANDLQFPGEKQAKPFLLMVLEMMEGGELFDRISKQRRFTERKAARYFKKIAEAVRHCHSLNIAHRDLKPENILLTDNSEEAELKLSDFGFAKVDDGSLQTPYFTPYYVAPQVLEAHRHQSRLKRGIIPTSKPYTYDKSCDMWSLGVILYIMLCGYPPFYSETPSRQITMEMRRKIISGEFDFPEDEWCHVSDNAKQLVKSLLHVDPSHRLNIDDVMMLSWLEDAPDNELHSPAVIADKQSLEDINLAHSQQLTILRTEQCQLTLKPLDESHNPILRKRKYRESSNGENIEVVTKITTCQQTLGSLRNIIAYCILPPKVDDDESVLNDLVKKAETFQNNTHSGLAEILQHWKWDGTKFLEKIDKSKLAQMLSELVQDLNREPLVKQSSSDLQNGATEHSKT from the exons ATGGCCGAAGGCGGAAGATGTGCCCCAAAAATCAAG ACTCATTCCATTCTCCATGACTACACAGTTGACTGGAACCAGAAACTTGGAACAGGAATCAGTGGACCAGTCAG gCCATGCAAGAAGTTGAAGACTGGTAGAAGTTATGCTCTTAAATGTTTGCCCGACAACCCCAAATCACAAACAGAAGTGAACATACATTTTATGTGCAGTGGACATGCTAATGTTGTGAAAGTTCATGATGTATATGCCAATGATCTTCAGTTCCCAGGGGAGAAACAGGCAAA ACCTTTCCTGTTAATGGTGCTAGAGATGATGGAAGGAGGTGAATTGTTTGACAGAATTAGTAAACAGAGAAGGTTTACAGAAAGAAAGGCCGCTAGATATTTTAAGAAA ATTGCAGAGGCTGTCCGCCACTGTCATAGTCTAAATATAGCTCACAGGGACCTGAAACCAGAAAATATACTGCTCACTGATAACTCAGAG GAGGCAGAGTTAAAACTGTCAGATTTTGGTTTTGCAAAAGTAGATGATGGCAGCCTACAGACACCATACTTTACTCCATATTATGTTGCACCTCAG GTGTTGGAAGCACACAGACATCAGTCTAGATTGAAACGGGGGATTATACCCACTTCAAAACCTTACACATACGATAAG TCATGTGACATGTGGAGTTTAGGGGTTATATTATACATTATGCTGTGTGGTTACCCTCCTTTCTATTCGGAGACCCCCAGCAGACAGATCACCATGGAGATGAGAAGGAAGATAATATCTGGAGAGTTTGATTTTCCGGAAGATGAATGGTGCCATGTCTCAGACAACGCAAAACAACTTGTAAAAAG tttatTACATGTTGATCCGTCACACCGACTGAATATTGATGATGTAATGATGTTGTCCTGGTTAGAAGATGCTCCAGACAATGAACTTCATTCCCCAGCTGTTATAGCAGACAAA caaAGCCTAGAGGATATAAATCTGGCTCATTCACAGCAGTTGACCATCTTACGGACAGAACAGTGTCAACTCACCTTAAAGCCGCTAGATGAATCTCATAATCCAATACTCCGAAAAAGGAAATACAG GGAAAGCAGCAATGGTGAAAACATAGAAGTAGTTACCAAGATAACAACATGTCAGCAGACACTTGGGTCTTTACGAAATATCATTGCCTATTGTATTTTACCTCCTAAAG TTGATGATGATGAAAGTGTTCTTAATGATCTAGTCAAGAAAGCTGAAACATTCCAAAATAATACTCACAGTGGATTGGCGGAGATACTGCAACACTGGAAGTGGGATG GTACCAAATTTCTGGAGAAGATAGACAAGTCAAAATTAGCACAGATGTTGAGTGAACTTGTACAAGACTTAAACCGTGAACCTTTAGTAAAACAGTCTTCTTCAGATCTACAAAACGGTGCTACAGAACACAGTAAAACATAG